In the Drosophila willistoni isolate 14030-0811.24 chromosome 3R, UCI_dwil_1.1, whole genome shotgun sequence genome, CAAATGTAAATGAACTCTCTGCCCCCCATGCTAACCAATACACTTGCAACTGTGTCGTCTTGTCGTTTAACAAAgcaacaagttttttttttctcgtttcgTTTTCTAATATTGAATGCCACAAAATCAGAAAGCGTGAAGCAAGGAACTGCTCGCTTCTATTTTGAGTGGGTGCACATCctattgatttatttttcttccTCTTTAATCTTGGACTGCCCACGTAGCCAGCATCCAGATTTAGTCAATTTTGCTTATAGGGGAGCGTACCTTCAGCTATCACACTCTTGATGCGCAACCTGTGGCCAGCAACATCAACCACCTGGCCAACATATTCATTGTCCAAGTTGACTCCTCCAGCTGCCTCAGTGACGCTGGCACTTGCATCGCTAGCATTGCTGCTGTTTGTCGGATTGAAATAGTTAAAGTTGAGCGATTTGAAGAATTCCCCCATTCTGGGTGgatgtgtttttgtgtgtgtggaacGAAAGAAGATGCAGCACTTCGAATAACGCAAACAGTTTTAGCTAcgagtttttgtttgttttaaacatttaaacattttttaattttcattactTTTCGATCTAACTAATTCGCCCGAGCCATAAAAAATTCGCCCATTCGCCACAATTTCTTGCCCTCTCGCCGTAactttttaacaatttttcttAAGCAAGAGATGGCAACGCTATTGCCAGGGCTGCGCAAATATACTGGTCGGCAAAGTTTGacttttgattatttttattttttttttataatgtaGAATGTTAAGAAATAAATTCATTACATAGTATTAATAGCAGATCAGTAGTTGCCAGGACTTTTGGTCTTAATTATATAGGGTaattacatttcattttttagaTTAAGTTTTACAACAAATTGATTAATTAGATCAATATTAACTAGAGAGCGTTCTTTCGGGGTGAagcttaaattaaattaaacagtTAAACAGAGTTTTATTAGacttaaaaaattcaaaaatttaaaatccaaaaattgcattctttgaaaattaaaaagaatttttagtttttaagggTTGTTTAATCTCCAAATTGTATTGATTTCCTATGTTTTTCTCATATTTCTAAGgcaagtatatatgtatagaatCTACTACCTCTGTACCTTTCTTTTCTTATCCTTTTAGTCTATTTTAAATCCAAAATACTTGTCAAATTTCTTCATCCTAAACAGATATTGCAAAAGCCGCCTGTTCATAGTCAATACTATCGGGATGTTATTTATAATGACGTTATGCCTTCATTATAGAAGTTGCTTggaaacaatttcattttgatcCATCAAAGGACTTGAGCTTACCAGTTTTTCCAAAAGATGTGacaattttaaaacattattttttcgATACCTTTAAGAATATCctataaaaatttcaagtttatAGTTTCAATACTTTTAAGTACCATTTCTTTTTTCAAGATAGTATCCTTCAAATTTGCTGCGACTCTTAGTCTTGCACCTCAAAATCAGCATTCTTGAACATGTTTTTAAtgcaaaaaactaaatattattcaaattgacaaataaatttttaatgttttgaaaaaattctagGCATCTTTTTCAGCATTGCCCCTTCTGCTGACCGTGAGACAGAAATTTGACTTGCCCGCATCTTAACCGGAAGATATTCTTGCATATGTTATTTctgtaattataataattatgatAATGGAAATTTTTATGGGGTTTTACTCTATTTACAGTCATTGTATGCAAACACATGTGTCTTTGAACCGATACAAGGTAAGCGATTATTGTTTTGGTTTGGATAGATCTAACGAAATCTGAAAAACATAAATTCAAAAACTTATTGAGGGGAAAAATACTGAACATAATACATAAAAATTGTTGTGACAAATTGGAGAAGTTAAAGATAGTTTTAGGgcccccccccaaaaaaataaTGGACTAGTGCGCACCATAATAGTCTCTTTCTTTGTTTGAATGAAAGCATTTGCCAGGTGGGGCattgaaaaagaagaagagggGGAAATGGGGGGCAGGGGAGTTTCGTTACGAATGATAACTTCACTTTTGTTGCCGCAGTTTGCGTAAATTGCGCTTCATATGTAATTTTTGACACACTTTAAAGTGTCAAGTGTGCAATTTTCTGTTACAATCTTTCATGTCTCTGTCTTGCGTGTGTCAAACCGACGGATGGACTGGCGGACAGTCGTCTCCGTAATGTACCGAAAATCGttaaaatgcaaattacaAGCAATATGTAAAATAGTTTCGTCTTATCAGAGAGTCGATGGGACGCAAAAGCTCGTTAATTAAGTAGAAAAATGAGTGCAattggagatggagatgggaCAGTTTATAGTATCACTCCCCACGATCTAACATTGACACACTTTTAtgcctgttttttttttttcaacaaattCCAACTAATGCAAGTCAATAAACATTTTCCAAGCCATTTAGCCGGCAAGTGAAAACGGCTAGAATACTACCAACCATAATTAAAAttcatattaataaataacagATACGagagggaaaaaaaaaaccctaaCACATCGAGGGCAAACAAATTGATCATTCTATTTAGACAATTGTGCGGGAAAACAACACGCGGCGAGAAAAAACCCACAGAAAATATCCATCAGATCCAGTTCCAGCAAGtggacaacaaaaaacaaaagtcacTCATTAGGCCAAGTGGAGCACAGCCTTGGGCCAAGATGCACCttgaaattatttgtttaCTGGCCATATTGGCCGTCATACAGGCTCAATATTATTACAATCCTGCTTTTGCTCCTCCAACACCTCCGCCACCTCCACCTCCGCCATCCTTCGCCATGCAGGAGGCCCGACGTCCTCGATTCGTGCTCTACAATCCCTTCAATGGTCAAGAGATGGAACCTCTGCGTTATATAGCTGTGAGAAGGGGCAACAAGCGTGGACAACCGACCAATCAGGTCAGTGGAAATATTGTGGAGTTGCCGCAACTTTGGCAGCCTTGCTCCTGTGCTGAATACACCTGCAGATGCTGTTTGGGTCTAGTCTTTGGCTTTGGGGAAGCCTTCAATCAGCGCATTTGTGCCACCATTCAGTACAATCGAGCGGATGTTGGCCTACAGCTTAGCATTGATCTCAATCAGCGAGGTGTGGCAAATTTTGGTTTCTCTATTCGCAATCCGCCGGACTATTGCATTCCAGTGCTGCTGCCCCTGCCCCTCTTCAGTTGCCTTCGGCTCTACGACATTCGTGCCTACGGTGAGGGCAATGTCCAGGTGTGCATTTCAGTGGTATTCAAGGTGATTGTTAGTCAATTCTTTGAATATCGTTTCAATTGTCTACGCTTTGGCAGCAGTGGCGTTTTTTTTGTACGCGACACAACGCAAAAGGATCAGGAGGAAGGCCAGCCGGATGGGCAGGATGCTGTTCACCAAGAGTCAGAGCAAGAATTGGTATTGGATAAGCGAAATAGACTGCCGCAAATTTCAGAGCAGACAACAAAACGAATTCATTTACCAAATGATAAACTGGGAGCTGGCAACTGGTACTGATCACCCAAGTAGCATCATGATCCATTGCTCATTCTATtacatattaaattttaaaaaaaaagtgaaatttttttgttaattaaaaaaagctttttatttaaagtagcaacagcaacaacaacaacaacaactgaaacCACGATGACGAACAAAGTGCTATGAAAATAGCGAAAATTaccaataaaaaaatgttgggGCAAGCTTTCTTAGTCTGTGTGGGCAATGATGCGACTGCCTCAGATTTTGTATCTCAAACAAGGCATCGTAGActaacacagacacacacacacacagacatagtCATTTGTAGATCCACATATAGCACACCTAAACACACCTACTTCTGGCCACTTTCGTTAACGACCGCCACACATGGCAATTATTTTTCTGGCCACTATCGGCGGCATTCATCTGAAGCAGCTTGGTTAAGATTATGGCCCAAATGAAATGGAGGAGGGTGGGCCCAAGCATAGTATATGGATACAGGCTCATCCACAGGCCCCAAATAGTTAGCTACTTAGCGCCATTTTTTGTCTTTAGCCCAAACGTTTTCATTTAACGCAGAGaggaaaattaatttgtatcaacaaagaaaaaaaagttgttcgatattatttaattaaatgcgAACCATCATAGTAGCTATGATGGACGATCGTACAAATTACGCAGGGCCAACGACAAACCATTTGTCTTAGTTACCATGAAAAACCACACACCCATTTAAAAAGGTGGGTGTTAACGGGTTTTCTTGAGGATATGGCCAAATTGGTGATGCTTAGAGAGAAAACGATTTTTTATGGCAAAAGGTAAACTTTAACAAAGTAAGGAAGcgaataaatcttttttataaGTTAGTAGAGGGTTTGATTAAATCATTCAAATGTTAGTAACGTTGAGAAGGTCATCCcataaagtacatatataaatatattattgatCAGCATGAGGAGCCGAGTCGATATACCCATATATGTCTGTCTGACTTTGCGAATAAACTTCGCTTCCTTAATTTAAAAGCTGCTGCAATAAGGTTGGGGTTTTTATTGCCTGAGATCAAGATTGACAACTGACTTGATCGGACTCTTATAAACCTTACCATATGCCATACAAAACTTTTGATCGAAAAGTCTTTTTCAGGGAGAGATAGGtacagaaagagagacagagagaaagagagagagacagagagatagagagagagagattttAAAGATATGGTAGTCcttaatttcattaaaatgtcctctgcttttaatattttgatgGACACTCAGGTAGTGTAGTTATCGGAAAGAGTAATGAACTTTACAATCGTATTTaattacattaaataaaatgcatattatttatcaaattttttatCATGTATAAGAAAGTTTCAATCGTAGgtaagaaaaatatttcaaatgtttttaatatttagttTAGGTTAGTTATTGATAATTAGAAAATATTATTGCGTTCTAGAATATTTAGTTTAACTAAAAAGTTATAAATAGTGAGAAATCAGTAAACAACAAGATGGTGTTTCCcacataaaattaaattaaaaacagttTTGGAAATATAATTTTCTACTTTTTAACAGAATGACTTATCAGAAATCGCTTCTTATAAGTTCATGCAGCTTTaagtaatatatataaaattaaatcgaAATGTaatgaattttataattttctattattattttattataggAAAGTTTCGAATATCcattttgtatacccttaaaaaaggatatattaattttggtcagaagtgggCAACGCTTAGAACGAAGCATCTCAGGCataaagtatgtatatatatataaagtatatatattcttagccagcacgacgagacgagttcgtATAGTCAAGGGCATTCAAACTTCGGCGCAGTTTAACTTAGACCCAGCCCCCgggtttattttaaatataattccCTGACtctataaacaatttgtttttaaggtaaataagtatttttattatattaatttacTAATAATTAcacgggtaataaaaaacatgATAACAAAAGCTTCCCTCCCACTCACTTACCGTCGTTTTATAAATTTCAAGTAGTCTTTAAATCCATTCCAGCTTAGACCTAAACAATTGGTTAAATATTTGGTTAACTTCTATGGCAAATAATATTCAGTAACTGCTTACTAGAATTAATTATATGTCTCCCTCGGTTATAGCTCTGATCTAAAGAAAGTTAGGCATATTTACAAGAAGATTGATCAATTATACTTTGCCGTAAGACCatgtaataattttgaaatgcCATTTCACCCATATCTGCGATGTttgaatatattaaaattcaaacaTCGCCCCTATGGCCCCATGCTCTTGTTGATGAGATTGATGTACCCGAAATGGATTGCCAAAACGATGAAATTGGACTGATCATCCAAAAATCTCAGCTCGTTGCTGGATTGCTTTGTGTTTTTGGCAATTGCGCAATGgtaaactcttttttttttggcatggTTTTACTTTCGTCTGAGTGAGTAAAGTCTCTTATTTTCCAGAGCTCGAGCGCAATTTTGGATTGGCTTTTGTGTTAGGTCTGGGTCTCAGTCCCAGTCCCAGTCAGAGCTTTAGTctcattgtgtgtgtgtgtgtgagtgtgcattagtttttgttattgttttttgtattgGTATGCGT is a window encoding:
- the LOC6647154 gene encoding uncharacterized protein LOC6647154 — encoded protein: MHLEIICLLAILAVIQAQYYYNPAFAPPTPPPPPPPPSFAMQEARRPRFVLYNPFNGQEMEPLRYIAVRRGNKRGQPTNQVSGNIVELPQLWQPCSCAEYTCRCCLGLVFGFGEAFNQRICATIQYNRADVGLQLSIDLNQRGVANFGFSIRNPPDYCIPVLLPLPLFSCLRLYDIRAYGEGNVQVCISVVFKVIVSQFFEYRFNCLRFGSSGVFFVRDTTQKDQEEGQPDGQDAVHQESEQELVLDKRNRLPQISEQTTKRIHLPNDKLGAGNWY